TAACTCTTATTATAATTGTATTTTTATGTTCTTTAACTTATGTAGGTTTGAATTCAACAGTATATGATATTAAAAAATCTATAAATAATAGTGTTATAAAAAATAATATGTATGATATCAGAGTTGAGGTTCCTATAGGTTTTACAGATTCTGATATTGCAACTTTAAAATCGTTGAATAATATAGAAAATATCAAATTTTATAATGAAACTGTAGATTATGATAAAAAAATTCTTTATATTGAAAATGATAATTTAAAAGAAAATACTGCATTATCTCTACAAAACATGGATAATAACTATATTTTACCGGGTTATAAAGTTATAGGTAAGGGTATGGATATTTCATATCCTCAAGATAAAATTATTAAGTCTGGAGTAACTATGGAAAAGGCATTTTTAATTCCAAAAACAAATAAAATTAAAAATGTTGCCATAATAAAATTAAAAAATTCAGAAAAATATGATACATTTAGTGATGAATATATAAATTATGTTAAAGAATATAAGGAAAAATTAAATTTACTTTTAGCTAAAAGACCTTCTGAAAGAGAACAAGAAATACATAAAAATTTATCTGAAGGTTTAGAAAAAATAGATAATGGTTTTATTGAAATTAATAAAAATAATGAAAAATTAGCACAAAATAAAAAGAAAATTTTAGTAGGACTAGATAAAATTAATGAAAAAAAAGAAGAATTTTTATCTTTTAAGAGTAAAATAGAAAAAAATAAAAAATTATTAGAAGAAAATTTGAAAAAATTACAAAGTGAAAAGGCAAAATTAGAACAAGTTCAAGGTATGGATGATGAAAAAAATGCTTTAAATAGTAAGTATGAACAAGTACAAAAAGAATATAAAAGTCTTATTATAAATGAAAAAGCATACAAAACTTCATATGAAAAAGCCTTGAAAAATTTTGAAAATGAAAAAGCTAAGTTACAAAATTCAAATAAAAAATTAAAAGAAGCTGATAGAGAAATAAATATAAAAAGACAAGAATTAGAAACTAAAAAGAATGAATTGAATAATCAAAAGAAATTTGTTATAAAACCAATGTATTCAGTAGGTTCAAGATATGACAATGATGCATTCTTGACTTTATATAATAATATTAAGTCAACAAAAATAATGTGTTATTTGTTCCCAGCTTGTTTTTTTATAATCGGTCTATTTGTAACTTCAACTACAATGATAAGATTTTCAACTGAACAAAGAATAAATGTTGGAATATATAAATTTTTAGGTTATGATTCAAAACATATAGTAATAAAATTTTTGATATATGGTTTAGTTCCTACAATAATAGGCTTATTAATAGGAAGTATAGCAGGAACTTACTTATTACCTCGATTTATCATACCAACTTTATTAGTCGGATTTAAGATATTTAAAGATATTAAATTATATTTTGTACCGACATATGCTATAGTAATTGTTTCTTCCTTTATAATAACTTCAATTATTACAATATTGATAGTTGTATATATACAATTAAATGATAAGACAATAAATTTATTAACTGGTAAAACAACAACCGTTGTAAAAAGAGTTATATTTGAAAAAACAATATTATGGAAAAAATTAAGCTTTTCAAAAAAAATATTATTTAGAAATTTATTTAAATATAAGGGAAGAATGCTTATGACAATTCTTGGAATAGGTTCTTGTACAGCTCTTATATATTTTGGTATTTCATTACACTTTGCTTTTAGTGATATTACAAAGTATCAATATACAAAAATAAAAAAATATGATGCTATAGTATATTTCAACTATAATGTAAGTAAAGAAAAGAAAGAAGAATATATAAATAAAATTTCAAATTTTGCCGATTTATATCTGGTAAATACAAATGAAAAGAAATTTAAACATAAAGGTTTAGATTATAAGATAATACATGAATATTTAATAAAGGGATCCGATAAGCAATTTTTCAATTTTAATTTAAAAGAACATGAAAGTGAAATATCACTTAAAACTTCAGAAATTTTGAAAAAGAAAAAAGGTGACTATATAGATTTAAGTGATATCTATAATGAAGTTGAAAGAATAAAAATTGATGGAGTCTTTCAAAATTATATTGCACAATATGTTTATACAAAGGATTCATCAAAAGAATCAAATGCAGTTATAGTTAAATTTAAGAATAATAATATCGATATAAATAAATTGTTAGATAAAGATGTTGTATTTAATATAAGAACAAAACATGATACAAAGGAATTTTTCATAAAGCAAATAAATAGTTTATCAATTGTAATAGTACTTATGATAATATTAGGAGCTATGTTAGCAACTATAGTTACATATAATTTGGGAAATATTAATATTATAGAAAGAAAAAGAGAATTAAGTACCTTAAAGGTATTAGGTTATACAAAATTAGAAATGAATTTATATATTTTTAGAGAAATCATTATTTTAGCCTTATTCTCTATATTGATAGGTCTATATTTAGGAAGAAAATTACAATTATTCTTCGCAACTCAATTTGTTAATTCACCAATACAACTTGTTATGAGGTTAAATTATATACCTTTTGTAATTTCATTTGTATTATCTTTATTAATTGTAATAATCGTTAGTATCTTTTTAATATTTAAAATTAATAAGATAAATATGGTTGATGCATTGAAAGTAGGAGATTAATGGCGAATTTTTATGATAGA
The window above is part of the Sneathia sanguinegens genome. Proteins encoded here:
- a CDS encoding ABC transporter permease, translated to MKALNKDIIREIIRSKSRFLTLIIIVFLCSLTYVGLNSTVYDIKKSINNSVIKNNMYDIRVEVPIGFTDSDIATLKSLNNIENIKFYNETVDYDKKILYIENDNLKENTALSLQNMDNNYILPGYKVIGKGMDISYPQDKIIKSGVTMEKAFLIPKTNKIKNVAIIKLKNSEKYDTFSDEYINYVKEYKEKLNLLLAKRPSEREQEIHKNLSEGLEKIDNGFIEINKNNEKLAQNKKKILVGLDKINEKKEEFLSFKSKIEKNKKLLEENLKKLQSEKAKLEQVQGMDDEKNALNSKYEQVQKEYKSLIINEKAYKTSYEKALKNFENEKAKLQNSNKKLKEADREINIKRQELETKKNELNNQKKFVIKPMYSVGSRYDNDAFLTLYNNIKSTKIMCYLFPACFFIIGLFVTSTTMIRFSTEQRINVGIYKFLGYDSKHIVIKFLIYGLVPTIIGLLIGSIAGTYLLPRFIIPTLLVGFKIFKDIKLYFVPTYAIVIVSSFIITSIITILIVVYIQLNDKTINLLTGKTTTVVKRVIFEKTILWKKLSFSKKILFRNLFKYKGRMLMTILGIGSCTALIYFGISLHFAFSDITKYQYTKIKKYDAIVYFNYNVSKEKKEEYINKISNFADLYLVNTNEKKFKHKGLDYKIIHEYLIKGSDKQFFNFNLKEHESEISLKTSEILKKKKGDYIDLSDIYNEVERIKIDGVFQNYIAQYVYTKDSSKESNAVIVKFKNNNIDINKLLDKDVVFNIRTKHDTKEFFIKQINSLSIVIVLMIILGAMLATIVTYNLGNINIIERKRELSTLKVLGYTKLEMNLYIFREIIILALFSILIGLYLGRKLQLFFATQFVNSPIQLVMRLNYIPFVISFVLSLLIVIIVSIFLIFKINKINMVDALKVGD